DNA from Cystobacter fuscus DSM 2262:
GGCAGGTGCTGCACGATGGCCTTGGCGGCCACGGCGAGCGTGAAGGACTCCTGTGAGTTGAGGAAGCCGCTGGCGAGCTGGTTGAAGCCGTACTTGTTTCCGTCCGGGTCCGAGTAGGCGGCCACCAGCGCGCGCACCAGCGCCTGGCGCTCGGCCTCGGTGCCCGCGGAGCGGTAGAGCGCGTGGGCGATGAGGGTGCCCACCCGGTACTCCAGGCCGGCCGCCGCGGCGAGGTTGGCGTTGAGGAGCTGGTTGTACGTCAGCGCGTCCATGCAGCGGGGCGTGGCCAGGTCGCGCGAGGCCACCAGGGCGTCATCGTAGGTGGTGGACAGCACGCGGGTGTTGCAGCCGAAGCGCGTGGCGCACGAGGCCACGTAGGCGTGGTAGTCGGCGATCCCCTCGTCCATGGCCTTGATGACGTTGAGGCCGGGGGTGAAGCCGTCCTGGGACCACGCGGTGAGGGGAGGGGGCAGGGCGCGGCCGTCGAAGACGCGGCGGTTGAAGACTAGGTGGGCGTACTCGTGGGTGAGGATGGAGGCGTTGATGGCCAGGGGCGCCTTCTGCAGCGTGTCGAAGGGCAGCACCATGAAGGCGCCCATCGGCGCGAAGAAGAGGGCGTTGTCGCGCTGCGGCTTGTCGCTGAGCTCCCCGAGGATGAACTCGGGGAAGTAGTAGACGGGCGTCTGGGGCAGCTCCGCCTGGGGCACGTTGGCCACGGTGTTGAAGTACTCCCAGGCCCGCTCCAGGTTGTAATACGTGGTGGTGACGTTCCAGGAGTGGAAGTCCGCGGGCGTCAGCACCCCCTGGGCGTCGGGGATGAAGCTGGCGGTGATGGAGCGGCCCGAGTCCTTCGTCATCGCACGCCGCAGTGCGTCTTCCGTCGTGGCCGCCTGGACCTCGGGATCGCCGCCGGACAGCTGGATGCTCGCGCTCCCCACGAAGCGGGCCACCTTGCCCTCCAGGGAGGCGACATGGGTGACCGTCTTGAGCTCCACCTCCGTGGGCGTGTACTCCCCGTTGCTGGAGAGCACGAGGGCGCGCACCTTCATGGGCTGGCTCGTCTCGGGCGCGCAGGAGACGACGAGCGTCGCGAGCGCCGTGGCGGCGGCTGTCAGCTTTCGGACCATGCCGGGCTTCTTACTACGGGTCCGGCGAGTACCAGAAGCAGGCCGGGAAGCGTGGCACCTTCCTTCCGGAGTTCTTGACGCGTCGTTTCCGCGCTCTCTATGGTGCCGCCCTTTCTCTTCCTCCTGGCAGGCGGTGTCATGGCGGTCCCGTTCATTACCGAGGTCAAGCGAACCCATACATGCGGGCAGCTCACCAAAGCCCAGATTGGCGAGGAGGTCGTCCTCTTCGGCTGGGTGCAGAACCGGCGTGATCATGGTGGCGCGGTCTTCATCGACCTGCGCGACCGCGAGGGCCTGACTCAAGTGGTCTTCGAGCCGGACATCGCCAAGGAGGCGCACGACCTCGCGGGCCAGCTGCGCTTGGAGTACTGCATCGGCATCAAGGGCAAGGTCGTCTCGCGCGGCTCCCAGGTCAACCCCAAGCTCAAGACGGGCGAGATCGAGATCAAGGCCTCCGACCTGACCATCTTCAACCGCTCCGAGCCCACGCCCTTCCTCGTCGAGGACAACATCGACACCGCCGAGGAGAAGCGCCTGGCGTACCGCTTCCTCGATCTGCGCCGCCGGCCACTGCAGCAGTCGCTGATGACGCGCTCGAAGATGAACGCGATCACGCGCAGCTACCTCAACGAGCACCGTTTCCTGGAGCTCGAGACGCCCTTCATGGGCAAGTACACCCCGGGCGGCGCGCGCAACTTCCTCGTGCCCAGCCGGCTCAACCCGGGCAAGTTCTACGCGCTCGCCGAGAGCCCCCAGCTCTACAAGCAGCTCTTCATGGTGGCGGGCTTCGACCGCTACTTCCAGATCGTCAAGTGCTTCCGCGACGAGGATCTGCGTCTGGACCGGCAGCCCGAGTTCACGCAGATCGACATCGAGATGAGCTTCGTCACCCAGGACGACGTGTTCACCATCGTCGAGGGGCTCATCAAGAAGCTGTGGGGCGACGTGCTGGGCATCGACGTGCCCACGCCCTTCATGCGCATGGACTTCGACGAGTCCATGGCGAAGTACGGCAACGACAAGCCGGACCTGCGTTTCGGGCTGGAGCACGTGGTGCTCACGGACCTCATCCGCCAGCACGGCGCCGCGGGCGGCGTGCCGATGATCTGGGAGGCGGTGGAGCAGGGCGGCATCGTCAAGGCGATGGTCATCCCCGGCGACAAGCCGCTGAGCCGCGCGGAGAGCGACAAGCTGGAGGAGTTCGCCAAGCAGAACGGCGCCAAGGGGCTGGC
Protein-coding regions in this window:
- the aspS gene encoding aspartate--tRNA ligase, which codes for MAVPFITEVKRTHTCGQLTKAQIGEEVVLFGWVQNRRDHGGAVFIDLRDREGLTQVVFEPDIAKEAHDLAGQLRLEYCIGIKGKVVSRGSQVNPKLKTGEIEIKASDLTIFNRSEPTPFLVEDNIDTAEEKRLAYRFLDLRRRPLQQSLMTRSKMNAITRSYLNEHRFLELETPFMGKYTPGGARNFLVPSRLNPGKFYALAESPQLYKQLFMVAGFDRYFQIVKCFRDEDLRLDRQPEFTQIDIEMSFVTQDDVFTIVEGLIKKLWGDVLGIDVPTPFMRMDFDESMAKYGNDKPDLRFGLEHVVLTDLIRQHGAAGGVPMIWEAVEQGGIVKAMVIPGDKPLSRAESDKLEEFAKQNGAKGLARAKVGEGGEWTQSPLSKTITPALRQAITQACGAKTGDLIVFQFGRESLVHTVMANLRVHVAKKLGLIPEYGSGGVWKFLWVVNPPLFEYDEETKTWAAAHHAFTRPHDEHVQYLNSDPGRVKCHRYDVVLNGFEIGGGSIRLHDPKVQAEVFKALGIGDEEARTKFGFLLDALKFGAPPHGGIALGMDRLAFLLTGVESLRDVIPFPKTKTGTDLMTGAPGEVDERQLREVHVRAAPLPQK